Proteins encoded together in one Telopea speciosissima isolate NSW1024214 ecotype Mountain lineage chromosome 6, Tspe_v1, whole genome shotgun sequence window:
- the LOC122665775 gene encoding non-specific lipid-transfer protein 1-like, with translation MAISRVGKLACLVLAFMLVTTTFAEATMTCSEVDKKLSACLNYLRKGSSVSSSCCKGVKSLNFATKTIADRQATCRCLKSAYSSISGINLSYASKLPSAYGVKLHYKISTSTNCSKVK, from the exons ATGGCCATCTCTAGAGTTGGGAAGCTTGCGTGCCTTGTTCTGGCATTCATGTTGGTGACTACAACCTTTGCGGAAGCTACCATGACATGCTCGGAGGTGGACAAGAAGCTGTCAGCCTGCCTCAATTACCTGCGCAAGGGCAgctctgtctcttcttcttgctgcaAAGGTGTAAAGAGTCTCAATTTTGCCACTAAAACCATCGCCGACCGTCAAGCCACTTGCCGGTGCCTCAAGTCTGCCTATAGTTCCATCTCTGGTATCAATCTTAGTTACGCTTCTAAACTCCCTAGTGCTTATGGTGTCAAGCTCCATTACAAGATCAGCACATCCACTAACTGTTCCAA GGTGAAGTGA
- the LOC122664832 gene encoding uncharacterized protein LOC122664832 — protein MDWAFVHRTWEKWVSNYVGSSGEPLKAALLINYDPTGPSRLLSVIAEQHGMKTKPSELSPFLDFIKRNNLQGECFFIGPNVYMVTSIHENWFCARCVNTSKPAGEGVIVMQTTAYLLVALYDGSIGAASRAMVVVDQFTWQLARRNL, from the exons ATGGATTGGGCATTTGTACATAGAACTTGGGAAAAGTGGGTTTCTAATTATGTTGGTTCATCTG GAGAACCACTGAAGGCAGCTTTGCTTATTAACTATGACCCAACTGGACCTTCTCGCTTGCTTTCTGTCAT agCAGAGCAGCATGGAATGAAAACAAAGCCTTCTGAGTTGAGCCCATTTCTTGACTTCATCAAGCGCAACAATCTCCAGGGCGAGTGCTTTTTCATTGGACCTAACGTTT ATATGGTGACATCAATTCATGAGAACTGGTTCTGTGCAAGGTGTGTAAACACATCAAAACCAGCTGGCGAAGGTGTTATTGTTATGCAGACGACAGCATATCTATTGGTTGCACT GTATGATGGCTCAATTGGTGCTGCATCTCGTGCAATGGTGGTTGTTGATCAGTTTACTTGGCAACTAGCTCGTAGAAATCTTTAA